In Flammeovirgaceae bacterium 311, one DNA window encodes the following:
- a CDS encoding glycosyltransferase, group 1 family protein (COG0438 Glycosyltransferase) — protein sequence MQKLTYISNLAVNKTSGGGFGVNAATFASLQSEFDVKYIGPVSPVVREVEQYFSKVQKLLRLPRNYYFYSDSRLSQVRDELQLKLATSLKAPLFFHGITPWIKYKPEVAYFVHTDACFASYVDVFNNGEIFRKKDIARIIHLERSWLDSATAVFFRSTWAMNETVRLYELAGKNFHVTGVGGFADFPEHDSYCGGYNFVFISKEFIPKGGQVAVDAFLKVQQVYPEATLTIIGDEPSAAIKERPGVVCTGMLWKEKQVDKKSFQHILTGAFAHIHPTTKDTNTLVIAETSYYGCPSIAPLAFGMADQIVDGETGFLLQTPIEIEDLKNKMLWMIEHEEIYLKMRKQARAYARLHQTWEGVGKKISSIIQHTL from the coding sequence ATGCAAAAGCTTACTTATATTTCTAATCTGGCTGTTAATAAAACCAGTGGGGGTGGTTTTGGTGTAAATGCTGCTACATTTGCTTCTTTACAAAGTGAGTTTGATGTAAAGTATATAGGACCTGTTTCGCCCGTGGTGCGTGAAGTAGAGCAGTATTTTTCAAAGGTGCAGAAGTTGCTAAGGCTTCCAAGAAATTATTATTTTTATTCAGATAGCAGACTTAGTCAAGTTAGAGATGAGCTTCAACTCAAATTAGCAACTTCTTTAAAGGCTCCCTTATTCTTCCATGGTATAACTCCCTGGATAAAGTACAAACCAGAGGTAGCATATTTTGTCCATACCGATGCCTGTTTTGCTTCTTATGTGGATGTATTCAATAATGGAGAAATTTTTCGTAAGAAAGATATCGCACGCATCATTCATTTAGAGCGTTCTTGGTTGGATTCAGCTACTGCAGTTTTTTTTCGATCTACCTGGGCCATGAATGAAACAGTACGTTTATATGAACTCGCTGGAAAAAACTTTCATGTAACGGGTGTAGGTGGATTTGCTGATTTCCCTGAACATGATAGCTATTGTGGTGGATACAATTTTGTATTTATTTCCAAAGAGTTCATTCCGAAGGGAGGTCAGGTAGCTGTAGACGCATTTTTAAAGGTGCAGCAGGTTTACCCTGAGGCTACACTTACTATTATTGGTGATGAACCATCTGCTGCAATTAAAGAAAGACCAGGTGTAGTTTGTACTGGCATGCTTTGGAAGGAAAAACAAGTAGACAAAAAATCTTTTCAGCATATATTAACAGGAGCTTTTGCACACATACATCCTACTACAAAAGATACCAATACGTTGGTAATAGCAGAAACAAGCTATTATGGCTGCCCAAGTATAGCACCACTTGCTTTTGGTATGGCAGACCAGATTGTAGATGGTGAGACTGGTTTTCTTTTACAAACTCCAATTGAAATAGAAGATTTAAAAAATAAAATGCTTTGGATGATTGAGCATGAAGAGATTTATCTGAAAATGAGAAAACAGGCAAGAGCTTATGCTCGATTACACCAAACTTGGGAAGGAGTTGGTAAGAAAATAAGCAGTATCATTCAGCATACTCTGTAA
- a CDS encoding hypothetical protein (COG4641 Uncharacterized protein conserved in bacteria), with protein sequence MKVLYIGQYQTGSTSRMRGEKLKKLLTPTSFDIIDTYIPFINESRLFRSLGFRHKIGPLIRSINRYIEERLSGNYDFVWVDKGIFITPETTNRIRTLTYHLVHFTPDPAFMFHNSRLFERSLALYDFAVTTKSFELTHYERLLDKTKIILATQGYDKNVHKPVVDFHEKKEGLVFIGHHEVEREVLILHLLNHGVKVALAGIKWENFVKKNNHNHYLTYLGPSIYQDAYVKTLSAYQFGLGLLSKWIPEKHTTRTLEIPACGTALLTERNEETKSFYKEDEVIFFDTHFELVEKIKYYQTNLQELEALTQRGNVCVTKQGYDYESILHRILQQISVL encoded by the coding sequence ATGAAGGTACTTTATATAGGGCAATATCAGACGGGCTCTACCTCAAGGATGCGTGGAGAAAAGTTGAAAAAATTACTTACCCCAACTAGTTTTGATATAATTGATACTTATATTCCTTTTATTAATGAGAGCAGGCTGTTTCGTTCACTTGGTTTTCGTCATAAGATAGGTCCATTAATCAGAAGTATTAATCGCTACATAGAAGAGCGACTATCCGGAAATTATGATTTTGTATGGGTTGATAAGGGAATATTTATCACTCCTGAAACTACCAATCGCATAAGAACACTTACCTATCATTTGGTGCATTTTACACCAGATCCTGCATTTATGTTTCATAACTCTAGGTTGTTTGAACGATCTTTGGCGCTATATGATTTCGCAGTTACGACCAAAAGCTTTGAACTTACTCATTATGAAAGGCTACTAGATAAAACAAAAATTATACTAGCCACACAAGGTTATGATAAGAATGTACACAAACCAGTCGTTGATTTTCATGAAAAGAAGGAAGGGCTTGTGTTCATTGGGCATCATGAGGTAGAAAGAGAGGTGCTGATTTTACATTTACTAAATCATGGCGTAAAAGTAGCCTTGGCTGGAATTAAATGGGAAAATTTTGTTAAGAAAAATAATCACAACCATTACTTAACATACTTGGGACCAAGTATATATCAAGATGCATATGTTAAAACATTAAGTGCATATCAGTTCGGTTTGGGCTTGCTTTCCAAATGGATCCCAGAGAAACATACCACCCGCACCTTAGAGATTCCAGCTTGTGGCACTGCTTTACTTACCGAAAGAAATGAGGAAACAAAGTCTTTTTATAAGGAAGATGAGGTGATATTTTTTGATACTCATTTTGAGCTGGTAGAGAAGATTAAATATTATCAAACTAATCTACAGGAATTAGAAGCACTTACTCAGAGGGGTAATGTTTGTGTAACTAAACAGGGATATGATTACGAATCGATTCTGCATCGCATCCTCCAGCAAATTAGTGTTTTGTAA